The Tenebrio molitor chromosome 3, icTenMoli1.1, whole genome shotgun sequence genome contains a region encoding:
- the LOC138125615 gene encoding uncharacterized protein has product NSKRICNLSKLYTRGQVSETKIIVIASNCDVFSFLEETVKGKWKNLRDTFKKELKKVRKYRSGDEAEAFRYTGSWCHFEAMQFLKRIATPRETEGNLPASQEENCDFQDSQEDESQEYEPQDSQERMSQHQEAEQEELAQQNEEFGPSTSKGKSKMSRLQKELQHLEESLPAANSLTKPIAVAVSRKRKLNKVSQQEGNFEREMLLLETKKLELLKNSNDDDEDLNFFKSLLPHVKQLPSINKLNFRTKVQNLLCQELTKLESLHNRIHLSQTSTTSRVTSPYCSPLSSIYSSGQQSDGGHNEVHNNYIVHEFN; this is encoded by the coding sequence AATTCTAAAAGAATATGCAATTTGTCTAAATTGTATACCCGTGGCCAAGTAtctgaaacaaaaattattgttatagCCTCTAATTGTgatgttttttcttttctagAGGAAACAGTTAAAGGgaagtggaaaaatttacgtgACACCTTTAAGAAGGAGTTAAAGAAGGTCCGCAAATATAGATCAGGTGACGAAGCAGAAGCATTTCGTTACACAGGATCATGGTGCCACTTTGAAGCCATGCAGTTTTTGAAACGGATAGCAACTCCTAGAGAAACTGAGGGAAATTTGCCTGCATCTCAGGAAGAAAATTGTGATTTTCAAGATTCTCAGGAAGATGAATCGCAGGAATATGAGCCTCAAGACTCGCAGGAACGTATGTCACAACATCAAGAAGCGGAACAAGAGGAATTGGCTCAGCAAAATGAAGAATTTGGACCATCGACTAGCAAAGGAAAATCGAAAATGAGTCGTTTACAGAAGGAACTACAGCACTTGGAAGAATCGCTGCCTGCCGCAAATAGCCTCACAAAACCAATAGCTGTAGCTGTTTCCAGAAaacggaaattaaataaagtcTCACAACAAGAAGGGAATTTTGAACGAGAAATGTTGCTACTTGagacaaaaaaattggaactcctaaaaaattcaaatgacgACGATGAAGACCTCAACTTTTTTAAATCGCTTTTGCCGCATGTCAAGCAACTTccttcaataaataaactaaattttCGGACCAAGGTGCAAAATTTGCTCTGTCAGGAACTGACAAAGCTCGAAAGCCTCCATAATAGGATTCATCTATCCCAAACAAGTACGACGAGTCGAGTCACATCGCCATATTGTTCACCACTTTCTTCGATCTACAGCAGTGGCCAACAATCCGATGGTGGACATAACGAGGTACACAATAATTATATTGTGCACGAATTTAATTAA